In Clostridium ljungdahlii DSM 13528, the genomic window TTACATTCCTGCTTTCAGTATGTTTTTTTACCTCATCTGAACCTTTGCCAATTACCACATCTATATTTTTTATTTGTGCTTTCTTTACAGTATCAATAACTATATTCACCATTTCTCTTCCGCAAACCTTATGAAGTACTTTAGGATTAGATGATTTCATCCTTTTTCCTTCTCCAGCCGCCAATATTATAGCACAATTATACATTTTAACACCTCTTTATGGTTATAAGCTTCAATTTTATACATTATATTATTAAAACATCCTATAATATTATATTTTATATGAAAATTATTTGCAACCTTATAAATAACTTTCGGATAATAATTTTTAAATGTATTTTCAAAATTATTAAGGAATAATAAAAGGGAGTATAAATACTCCCTTTTATTATTCCTTAACCTTTTCTTCGGTAACAGTTTCTTCACTTTTTACTTTTTCATACTCATCAAGAATTGCCTTTTGTATTTTCTCCCTTGTTTGAGTATTTATAGGGTGAGCAATGTCTTTAAACTCTCCATCAGGAGTCTTTCTACTTGGCATTGCTATAAAAAGACCATTTTGACCTTCTATAACTTTTATATCGTGAACTACGAATTCGTTATCAAAGGTTACTGAAACAATAGCTTTCATCTTACCCTCTGCTGCAATTTTTCTTACCCTAACGTCTGTAATTTGCATATAAATCCACCTCCAAGATGCTTATGTATATACTATTCTCTATATTTTGTATTTTTCCTTCCTATTTTATTAAAAATAAATAAAATTTTTTGAAAATTTTATTAGTTAAACATTTTAGAAGGAAATAGAATTGCATTTCCACTTTCATCAATGCCTTTAAAATCAACTAGTGACACATAGTTTTCAACTAATTTGTTAGATATTCCTATATTGTCTATTAAAATTCCTATTCCTAAAAGTTCACTTTCAAATTCCTTCAAAAGATCTACTATACCTTTAGCAGTTCCTCCTGCTTTCATAAAGTCATCAATAAAAATACACTTACTTCCTTTCTTCAATGCCTTCTTAGACAAAGACATATTTTGAATTCTTCCTGTAGAACCTGATACATAATTTATAGTTAAAGTAGAGCCTTCAGTAAATTTCGTTTCCCTTCTTACAACTACAAGTTGAACTCCAAGCATCCTGGCTACTTCATAAGCTAGTGGAATTCCCTTTGTCTCAACAGTAACTACATAATCAATATCCTTTTCTATAAAAATAGATGCCAATATCAATCCGGCCGTGTATATTATCTTAGGGTTAAACATTATATCTGTCATATATAAAAAATTCCCTGGTATTATTCTTTCTCTATCTTTCAAAATAATACATAATTTTTCAGCAAATTCCCTTTTCTTTTCATTAGACATACCACATACATATTTAATTCCCCCTGCTGCTCCTGATACAGTATTTATTTTTCCCATGTCCAATTTATTTAAAGTATCCTTCACTACTACAATATCCTCACTCACAGTAGACTTTGCAGTATTAAACATTTCTGTGAAGTTATTCAAACCCATTATTTTATTAGGATTTTCAAGTAAGATTTTTGTTACTGCAGCTATTCTCTGATTTCTACTAAACTTTTGCATTCTATCACCCATCTATATAATTTTACGAATAATATGTTATTATTTTATTCTATTATTCATATTGTATTCTAAAAAATGTTATTTATCAACACCTATTTACTACAAGCTCAACTAGTAACTTAAGAATTTATCTCTTCAAAGTTTTTAAAAAGTTTAGGGTTCAAATATTGTAAATTATAAATTATATCCATAAAGTTATGTTTTTTAATTAATTTTTGTATATAATTATTAGATGAGTTAGTTAAATTAAAGGAGTGATTTAGTTGTCATTTGATTTTATAAAAAATAAGAAAGTACATTTTATAGGTATAGGCGGAGTAAGCATGAGCGCTTTAGCTGAAATTTTATTAGAAAAGGGTTCTAAAGTATCTGGTTCAGATATAAAAACTTCTCCTGCAACAGAAAAATTAAAATCAAAAGGAGCTACAATTTATATAGGACAAATCAGTGAAAATATAAAGCCAGATATAGATTTAGTTATATATACTGCCGCAATCCAAAAAAATAATGAGGAATTTTTAAAAGCTAAAACCTTGAACATTCCTCTAATGTCCAGAGCTGAGCTTTTAGGTCATATAATGAAAGGGCATAAGTATAATGTAGCTGTAGCAGGTACCCATGGTAAAACCACAACTACATCCATGCTGTCATGTATTACGCTTAAAGCAGATTTAGATCCTACCATATTAGTAGGAGGAAACTTGGACAATATAAATGGTAATGTAAGAATAGGAAACAGCCCTTATTTCATTACTGAAGCTTGTGAATACAAAGGATCTTTTCTGAAATTTTTTCCATCCATAGGAGTAATTTTAAATATAGATGCAGATCATCTTGATTATTATAAAGACATAGATGATATACAAAATGCCTTTATAAAATTTGCAAATTTAATTCCAGAAAAAGGATACTTAGTTGGTTGTGTGGATGATGCAAGGATGAAAAATGTTATATCAAATGTTAACTGCAACGTATTAACTTATGGAATTAATGCTGGTGACATTACAGCTAAAAATATATGTTTTGATGAAAAAAGTTGTGCATCCTTTGATATATACAAAAATGATGTTAAAATATCATCTTTACATTTGAATGTTCCAGGTAAACACAATATATTAAATGCACTGGCAAGTACAGCCGTATCTTTAATCTTAGATATATCCACTGATAACATAAAAATGGGATTGGAAAACTTTAAAGGTACTCACAGAAGATTTGAGTTGAAAGGTAAAAAACAAGGCATAACAGTAATAGACGATTATGCTCATCATCCTACTGAAATAAAAGCAACTTTAAATGCTGCTATAAATTACCCTCACAAGAGAATAATTTGTGTATTTCAGCCCCATACTTTTTCAAGAACTATAAGCTTATTTAAAGAATTTACTGAGGCTTTCGACAACGTAGATGAATTAATTTTGGCAAATATATATCCTGCAAGAGAAAAAGACACTGGCAAGGTAAGTTCTGCTATGCTGTCTAAAGAAATTGCAAAACGTGGTATAAAGTCCACTAATATCTCAGACTTTAAATCCATAGTTGATTATTTAAAATCTAATTTAAAAGATGGAGATCTTCTTTTAACTGTAGGTGCAGGAGATGTATTTAACGTAGGAGAAATGTATTTAAGCGAATAATTTGGGTGTAAAATACCTCCAATAAGGTAATACTATAGATTAATAAACCTATTGGAGGTGTTTTATTTGAAAAATTTTTTAATATCTGCTTCAGTAGATGTAATTTTAATTCTATTATCCTATTTTTTGTTTCAAAAAATAATAAGCGGCCCTACAAGGCACAAACTATATAAAAAGTTTTTTAGTTCTTTTGCTAAATTTGTAATTTATATTTTTATAATTAGCATACTTTTAACAGGCATAACTGCACTAATATTATATAGAACCTCTTACATAGCTTATATAAATATAATATCGCCGGCCCTAGTATCAGTACTAGTTGGATTTCTCATGTCTACAGTTCCTACAAGAGGCGAAGGCGATAATGAGGATAAAATGAAGAGTATATGATACTGTATTTTTAATTAATAGTTAAGAATGAAGAATTAATAATTAATGTAGAATTTTTTCGTTATACTACAAAAAATCTTTGATTAAGCTTTTCACCACTCGTTTTGCTAAAGCAAAACATTACTAAACACTGACTTATATATTTAAAGATTTTTGCAATAGCTAAAAATCACCCTTATTAATTCTTAACTTGCGAAGCTTTGCTTCGCAATATTTTTATTTTTGTGATAACAGGAAATTATCCTCAATTACAAATCGTGCATTGTGCACTACAGTTTACAAGTATCTTGTGTTTTCTTTATATATGGTATAAAATAGCATACATAAGCGGGGTGTAGCGCAGTTGGGAGCGCGCTTGCTTCGGGAGCAAGAGGTCGCAGGTTCAAATCCTGTCACTCCGACCATTGATATAAATGGACTAAATATGATTTAAGCTTATTAATATTTTAGTAATACCCACCTTTCGTCCACTATTTTTCAAAAGCTTTGCTTCGCAATATTTTTATTTTGTAACAACAGAAAATTATCCTTAATTGTGCATTGTGGATTGCAAAGCACCAATTTAAACTTTAAGTTTATTTTTATATATCCTAGTAAAACAAATTATAGCTAATACTACAAAACCAATGTCGCCAATAACGCCTGTTATATTAGGACCAATAAACGGATTTTCTTCCTTACTCATAAATAAACTTGATGGAGGAAATAAATCTATTGAATTCATTGACGCATGAAATACAGCAGCATATTTGTTTTAAAAAACAAATATGCTGCTATTATACCTATAACAGTCGTAAAAATAATCATTGCTATAACTCCAAATACCGGATGTTCTATTCCGTAATTATATCCTGTTACAATAATAGGACTATGCCACATTCCCCAAATAACTCCTGTTAATAAGGTCGCTTTCCAGGGTGAAAAAACTTTACATAACTTAGGAAGTAAGTAACCTCGCCAGGCAAATTCTTCACCAAAGCATTGAGCAAGACACATTATAGGGTTTATTGCCACTGCTACTGGAATCATTTTAAAAAGAAGTTTGTAATATCCAGCCAGTGATGATGCTTTATATTCTAATGCACATAAAGAGCCTAATGGATTAAAATCATAACTAAAAATTATAAAATATAATAAAGCTCCTATATACGCTATAACAGGTGTTAAAAAATAGGCTGCAATATACCATTTAACATTACCTTTAAAATTGGGGTTTAAATATAGTTCAGCTTTTCCTTCTTTTGTAACAATCCTTGTTAATACTACACTAACTATAGGTGATATCATTAATAAAGTTAGAAGATTTTTATTTCTAATATTCCAATATAATATACTTATGAAGCAAAGTGAAGCTATTGTAATACCTCCAAAAATCATCAATCTTCTACTTGTGATTTTTCCCATTTCAAATGTTTCTCTTTTAATCATAGTTCCTTTTCCTTTCTTTTTATTAATAGTGCAATTCCTGCAATTGATAATACAACTGCCATAATTAAAAGTATCATTGTGGTGATAAGAATAATATTTCCGTTTACATATTTACCTGTCCATACATTAAAATTGTATTTCTGCAGTGCAAATGGCTTATGAGCAATAATAGTAGCTAGTACACTATTGATTAGAAATATATACACTCCGCTAATTGCAAAACAAATAGCTGCTCTAAAAAGTACATCTATTTTTATGTATCGAATAGTAACTAAGAACATCCAAGGTAACAATAATGCAACCAGCGTAACTGGACATACAACTGTAAAAAACTGATTCATATAATTTTGATATAAAGAACACATCCAAAGCATCACAAATAATAGAAGTGTGTCTGCAAAAAAACATATCAGCGCCTTATGTGAACATAACGCCTGCGGTAATTCAATACTTCTTAAAACATATGGCAAAAACACAACTGCAAAAGAAAACAATAACGATGTAAAAGACGCCAAAAACCAATTTCCTCTCGTATAAATGCAGCATACCAAAAGCAGGGCATTTAGAGATATAAAGAAGCCAATAAGTGTTATAAGTCTTCTGTTTTTTTCAAACATCAAAGGCAAGGATGTAAGTGAAAAAGCCACTGCTATAGCCGTGAGTACAATGAAAAACCAGGATAAAGTATGGCTAGTTGCCAAATTACAGATAGAACATACTAGCAAGGTAACCCCATATATAATATAAAATACCACTTTATAAGTTTTTATTGCTCTTTTTAACTTCATAGCCTGTCTTTCAATTTCATGCTGATGTAAATCCTCGCTAGCTGTAATAAGCTCATGTTCACTGATCTTCAAGGCATCACATATACTTAATATAAGAGATATATCAGGATATGAAATACCTCTTTCCCATTTTGATACCGCTGATTCTGAGACATAAAGCTTTTCTGCTAGTTCTTTTTGTGTGAGATTATTTTCTTTACGTTTTTTTATTATAAACTTTCCAAACGCTGCTTTATCTTTCATATAATTAACTCCCCTTCCAATAAACACTACATACTTTATAAATGTTATACTTAAATATGTCAATAAAATTACTCAAAATACCTACTCGACTGTTAAGCCACCTGCCTATTTTAGGCGTTTAACCCAGAAACCCCCTATGATCTTATTTTTATATTGCCATATTTTGATGTTATACTTAAAATGAGGTGATGTATAAATGCTTAAAAATATTAAAGGTGCTATTTTTGATATGGACGGCACTCTTATTGACTCTATGTGGATGTGGGAAAACATTGATGAAAACTATTTAGCAAGGAAAAAACTAAGGGTTCCTCCAAACTTAAAAAGTGATATAGAACATATGAACTTTTATGAAACTGCTGAGTATTTTAAAAACAAATTTAATATTTCTGATAGTATAGAAGAAATTCAAAAAGAATGGTATGATATGGCCATTTATGAATATTCTCATAATATCTCACTTAAACCAGGAGCTAAAGAGTTTTTGCTTTTATTAAAGAAAAAAGGTATTAAAATAGCTTTAGCTACAAGCAATTATAGAAAAATAACAAACGTATGTCTCAAAAAGAATAAAATATATGACTTATTTGACTCAATAATTACAGGCGATGAAGTTTCAAAAAGTAAGGCTTTCCCTGATATATATATTTGTGCTGCCCAAAAGTTAAATTTAAATTCAAAGGATTGTGTAGTTTTTGAAGATGTGCTGTGTGCCGTTAAAGGTGCAAAATCAGCAGGTATGACTGTAATAGGTGTACATGACCTATATTCTGAGTACCAGTGGAATGAAATAATAAACTATTCGGACATGCATATATCTAATTATAATGAATTAATGGAAGCAATATAATTTTCATTTTTAAGCACCTTATTGAATATACTAATATAAAAGTACTTAAATGAGGAGATTTAAAATGCTAGCTTTTTTATTCCTTCTAATTATAGCAGGAAATGCTGTTATTCTATACAAATTTAACGATAAGGTCTCAGTCCAGAGAAGACAAATACTTTCTTTAAAGTATGAAAATGATGATTTGAAATCAAAATTATCAAAACAAACTCCCAAGAAAATAGACATTAAATACGTCACTCCTCAATTTTTAAATGCAGTAGTTACTATAAGTGGAACTCTTCATCTTTCACCTATTTCAAACTCCAGTATAGTTAATACTTTAAAAGAAAATACTTCTTTAAAAATTCAAGATAGTGCCCAAATTCAAAGTCAACTTTGGTATGAAGTTTTTTTACCTGGAGACAACAGGTTGAATTCTAAAGGATGGATAAAATCTAATTATATAAGGATAATTGAATAAAGCCCTTTATTACTTAAAACTAGGGCTTTTTAACATTTCTATAATAACTTGATAACTCCATCTAAATATTCGGGAACACCTTTTATTATATCTTTCTTGCAGCAGTATTTTAAATCATCATACAAATCTAGCTGTTGTATCCTTTTGTAGTGAGATGCATTTTGTATAAATCCTACAATATCTGGATTCTTTTCATAAACGTATAATGCTGTTTTGGATATATCTGTAAGTTCCACCTCTGTCTTTTCCAATATACGCTTTATTATATATCCGCTGCATATAAAATCGTCCATAGAAAATTGTCCGCTTGTTCCAGAATTAACTATCGTTACATCATTTCTTAAGCTTACTAGCTTATCTGCCACCTTAGCTCCATTTATAAGGGCTCCTATTAGCATATTTTTTGCTGCAGCACTTCTTTTTATTGCTCTAGTTCCATTAGTTGTAGTCATTATAAGAATTTTATCTTTTACAACTTCTCTAGTATACTCAAGTGGAGAATTTGAACAATCAAACTCTGGTATTTTTAAGGCATTTCTCTCCCCTCCAAGTATATATTTTTTCCTATCTCTCCCTGCTATTTCTAGAGCTTCTTCTACAGTTAGAACAGGTATCACTGCCTTACATCCATTGTCCATAGCCGTAGTAATTACTGATGTTGCCCTAAGCATGTCCACTATCACCACAGACTTGTCCACAATTTTCTCATCTTTTATATCATCTGCTGATATTATTACATCTATCTTCAATTTTCAATTTCCTCCTCTAAAAGTAATCATGTATTATTTATATCTCAACTTTTACATATATAAAATTTTGACTTAATATAAAAAACTTATGAAGCAATTTTTTTAAAGAGCAAAGTGCAAAGTTTAAATATCAAATAAGGATATTTTTCTTCCTAACGTCAGAAAATATTAAAATTATAGATTTCCTAAGGTACGAGGGAAATCATCTTTATCTGTTCTTTGTTATTTGAACTTTGTTATTTTCAAAAACTTTACTTCGCAATATTTTAAACTGTGAAAGTTGAATAATTAATTACTTCTTATTATCCTCGCAATATATTCCCTGATAGATGTTCCTATCCTTCATAGTTTTGTCTATGTCATTTAGAACTTCCCACTTTTTAAGGCTCCATTTAGGTCCTATAAGTAAATTTCTAGGGGCATCTCCAGTTAACCTGTGAATTACAATATCCGGCCTGGTATTTGACAGTGCTGAGCATATTACATCTACATAGTCTTCTTGACTCATAAGCTTCAACTGTCCTTCGTTATACAATTTTACAAGAGGAGTATGTTCCATTAAGTGAAGCAAATGGAACTTTACTCCCTGTATATCCTGAGTTGATACATATTTTACTGTATTCATCATAATGTCTTTATTTTCATAGGGCAGTCCCATTATTAAATGAACTACCACTTCAATTCCTATTTTTCTTAAATTTTTTACGGATCTTTCAAAAGTTTCTAATTTATATCCCCTGTTTATCTTTTCTGCTGTAAAATCATCGGAACTTTGCAGGCCAAGCTCTACCCAAGTATAAATTTTATTATTAAATTTCTCAAGTAATTCCAACACATCATCTCCAAGGCAATCAGGTCTAGTAGCTATTGCAAGACCAACTACACCTTCTTGATTTATAGCTTCCTCATACTTCTGCTTTAGTATTTCTACAGGAGCATAAGTATTTGTATATGCTTGAAAATAGGCTATATACTTTCCATCTTTCCACTTCTTATTCATCATTTGCTTTATACCCTGAAACTGATTTGATATAGATACATTCCTATTTCCTGCAAAATCCCCAGATCCTTTTTCACTGCAAAATATACATCCGCCTGTACTTATAGTACCGTCTCTATTAGGACAAGAAAATCCACCATCCAAAGATATCTTAAATACTTTACATCCAAATTTTCTCCTCAAATAATAATTCAAACTATAGTATGTTTTGTCTCCCC contains:
- the spoVG gene encoding septation regulator SpoVG, producing the protein MQITDVRVRKIAAEGKMKAIVSVTFDNEFVVHDIKVIEGQNGLFIAMPSRKTPDGEFKDIAHPINTQTREKIQKAILDEYEKVKSEETVTEEKVKE
- the purR gene encoding pur operon repressor; translated protein: MQKFSRNQRIAAVTKILLENPNKIMGLNNFTEMFNTAKSTVSEDIVVVKDTLNKLDMGKINTVSGAAGGIKYVCGMSNEKKREFAEKLCIILKDRERIIPGNFLYMTDIMFNPKIIYTAGLILASIFIEKDIDYVVTVETKGIPLAYEVARMLGVQLVVVRRETKFTEGSTLTINYVSGSTGRIQNMSLSKKALKKGSKCIFIDDFMKAGGTAKGIVDLLKEFESELLGIGILIDNIGISNKLVENYVSLVDFKGIDESGNAILFPSKMFN
- the murC gene encoding UDP-N-acetylmuramate--L-alanine ligase produces the protein MSFDFIKNKKVHFIGIGGVSMSALAEILLEKGSKVSGSDIKTSPATEKLKSKGATIYIGQISENIKPDIDLVIYTAAIQKNNEEFLKAKTLNIPLMSRAELLGHIMKGHKYNVAVAGTHGKTTTTSMLSCITLKADLDPTILVGGNLDNINGNVRIGNSPYFITEACEYKGSFLKFFPSIGVILNIDADHLDYYKDIDDIQNAFIKFANLIPEKGYLVGCVDDARMKNVISNVNCNVLTYGINAGDITAKNICFDEKSCASFDIYKNDVKISSLHLNVPGKHNILNALASTAVSLILDISTDNIKMGLENFKGTHRRFELKGKKQGITVIDDYAHHPTEIKATLNAAINYPHKRIICVFQPHTFSRTISLFKEFTEAFDNVDELILANIYPAREKDTGKVSSAMLSKEIAKRGIKSTNISDFKSIVDYLKSNLKDGDLLLTVGAGDVFNVGEMYLSE
- a CDS encoding CPBP family intramembrane glutamic endopeptidase, whose amino-acid sequence is MIKRETFEMGKITSRRLMIFGGITIASLCFISILYWNIRNKNLLTLLMISPIVSVVLTRIVTKEGKAELYLNPNFKGNVKWYIAAYFLTPVIAYIGALLYFIIFSYDFNPLGSLCALEYKASSLAGYYKLLFKMIPVAVAINPIMCLAQCFGEEFAWRGYLLPKLCKVFSPWKATLLTGVIWGMWHSPIIVTGYNYGIEHPVFGVIAMIIFTTVIGIIAAYLFFKTNMLLYFMRQ
- a CDS encoding helix-turn-helix domain-containing protein gives rise to the protein MKDKAAFGKFIIKKRKENNLTQKELAEKLYVSESAVSKWERGISYPDISLILSICDALKISEHELITASEDLHQHEIERQAMKLKRAIKTYKVVFYIIYGVTLLVCSICNLATSHTLSWFFIVLTAIAVAFSLTSLPLMFEKNRRLITLIGFFISLNALLLVCCIYTRGNWFLASFTSLLFSFAVVFLPYVLRSIELPQALCSHKALICFFADTLLLFVMLWMCSLYQNYMNQFFTVVCPVTLVALLLPWMFLVTIRYIKIDVLFRAAICFAISGVYIFLINSVLATIIAHKPFALQKYNFNVWTGKYVNGNIILITTMILLIMAVVLSIAGIALLIKRKEKEL
- a CDS encoding HAD family hydrolase, whose protein sequence is MLKNIKGAIFDMDGTLIDSMWMWENIDENYLARKKLRVPPNLKSDIEHMNFYETAEYFKNKFNISDSIEEIQKEWYDMAIYEYSHNISLKPGAKEFLLLLKKKGIKIALATSNYRKITNVCLKKNKIYDLFDSIITGDEVSKSKAFPDIYICAAQKLNLNSKDCVVFEDVLCAVKGAKSAGMTVIGVHDLYSEYQWNEIINYSDMHISNYNELMEAI
- a CDS encoding 2-phosphosulfolactate phosphatase family protein is translated as MKIDVIISADDIKDEKIVDKSVVIVDMLRATSVITTAMDNGCKAVIPVLTVEEALEIAGRDRKKYILGGERNALKIPEFDCSNSPLEYTREVVKDKILIMTTTNGTRAIKRSAAAKNMLIGALINGAKVADKLVSLRNDVTIVNSGTSGQFSMDDFICSGYIIKRILEKTEVELTDISKTALYVYEKNPDIVGFIQNASHYKRIQQLDLYDDLKYCCKKDIIKGVPEYLDGVIKLL
- a CDS encoding TIGR01212 family radical SAM protein (This family includes YhcC from E. coli K-12, an uncharacterized radical SAM protein.) — translated: MLWGDKTYYSLNYYLRRKFGCKVFKISLDGGFSCPNRDGTISTGGCIFCSEKGSGDFAGNRNVSISNQFQGIKQMMNKKWKDGKYIAYFQAYTNTYAPVEILKQKYEEAINQEGVVGLAIATRPDCLGDDVLELLEKFNNKIYTWVELGLQSSDDFTAEKINRGYKLETFERSVKNLRKIGIEVVVHLIMGLPYENKDIMMNTVKYVSTQDIQGVKFHLLHLMEHTPLVKLYNEGQLKLMSQEDYVDVICSALSNTRPDIVIHRLTGDAPRNLLIGPKWSLKKWEVLNDIDKTMKDRNIYQGIYCEDNKK